The proteins below come from a single Chryseobacterium capnotolerans genomic window:
- a CDS encoding D-2-hydroxyacid dehydrogenase: MKVLANDGISKAGERALKEAGIEILDNRVAQDHVINFINENNVDVLLVRSATKVRQDLIDACPGLKIIGRGGIGMDNIDVEYAKSKGIKIINTPTASSKSVAELVFGHFIALARFLHESNRLMPLEGETHFNAMKKSFSNAYELSGKTLGVIGFGSIGQEVVKIGIALGMKIQVLTRSPKTEVLTLNFFDGQSVNFEITSTNDMDAFLKESDFISINTPKTNEYIIDTPQFEKMKDGVYIVNTARGGVMNEVTLIDFIDSGKVAGAALDVFESEPNPELPLLMNPALSLSPHVGGNTVDAQEKIGIELAEQIIKLQKETIR, from the coding sequence ATGAAAGTTTTAGCAAACGATGGAATCTCAAAAGCAGGAGAACGAGCTTTAAAAGAAGCCGGAATTGAAATTCTGGACAATAGAGTGGCTCAGGATCACGTTATTAATTTTATCAACGAAAATAATGTAGACGTTCTTCTTGTAAGAAGTGCAACAAAAGTAAGGCAGGACCTGATTGATGCATGCCCGGGACTTAAAATCATAGGCCGTGGCGGCATTGGAATGGACAATATTGATGTTGAATATGCAAAAAGCAAGGGGATTAAAATCATCAACACTCCTACAGCATCTTCAAAGTCCGTTGCAGAATTGGTTTTTGGACACTTCATTGCATTAGCCAGATTCCTTCATGAATCAAACAGACTGATGCCTTTGGAGGGGGAAACGCACTTCAATGCCATGAAAAAGTCATTCAGCAATGCTTATGAACTTTCAGGAAAGACATTAGGAGTAATCGGCTTTGGAAGTATTGGCCAGGAAGTCGTGAAAATAGGAATTGCTTTGGGAATGAAAATACAGGTTCTCACAAGAAGTCCAAAAACAGAAGTTCTTACGCTGAATTTCTTTGATGGGCAATCGGTGAACTTTGAAATCACTTCTACCAATGATATGGATGCATTCCTTAAAGAATCAGACTTTATTAGTATCAATACTCCGAAAACGAATGAATACATTATAGACACTCCACAGTTTGAAAAAATGAAAGATGGAGTCTATATTGTAAATACTGCAAGAGGCGGTGTAATGAATGAAGTGACGCTGATTGATTTTATTGATTCAGGAAAAGTAGCGGGAGCTGCATTGGACGTTTTTGAAAGCGAACCCAATCCGGAACTTCCATTACTAATGAATCCGGCACTATCTCTTTCTCCTCATGTAGGAGGAAATACGGTAGATGCGCAAGAGAAAATCGGTATCGAACTTGCAGAACAAATTATTAAGCTACAAAAAGAAACTATAAGATAA
- a CDS encoding DUF1015 domain-containing protein: MPVFKPFRGIRPHRDFEDTFPTHPLDNFTQEEIAEKAQVENTYINMIKPYVVSKSKDVDRNLRKIRSTFEELLEEKKLVQDNSAYYLYEQIYPNKQIFRGLLGLASIEDFWNGKIKRHESTIPQKKEKLAHYLEKVNLQAEPVLLTYPANSKIELLMNHEEKNVPIFNHVDHLGIRHKIWRIDNRLKLQQFKEVIDQIDSFYIADGHHRIGSTALNAKKHKDKNKRHNGTEQYNFVYSFIVSNQSIKIHDYNRILHDLNGLSSEQFLKELDQYFLIHEKGETPYYPSQKFHISMYLDGKFYSLHVKHDLRSKEMSLDNLDHHLLDKYIFKGILKIEDPDSSDLISYVKGTSNLNGINILKEKVESGEGKAGFGIYPVSFNDMIKISDLKLSMPPKCTFIEPKLITALVMYDMKP; the protein is encoded by the coding sequence ATGCCTGTTTTTAAACCTTTCCGTGGAATCAGACCTCACAGAGATTTTGAGGATACTTTCCCTACCCATCCACTGGATAATTTTACCCAGGAAGAAATAGCAGAAAAAGCACAAGTTGAGAACACATACATCAACATGATAAAACCGTATGTTGTAAGTAAATCTAAGGATGTAGACCGGAATCTGAGAAAGATCCGTTCCACATTTGAAGAACTTCTGGAAGAAAAGAAACTCGTTCAGGATAATTCTGCCTATTATCTTTATGAACAAATATATCCTAACAAACAAATTTTCAGAGGACTCTTAGGTCTTGCCAGTATTGAAGATTTCTGGAACGGAAAGATAAAAAGGCACGAAAGTACCATTCCCCAAAAGAAAGAAAAACTGGCTCATTATCTTGAGAAAGTAAACCTTCAGGCTGAACCGGTACTTCTTACCTATCCTGCCAACTCAAAAATTGAGCTGCTGATGAATCATGAGGAAAAAAACGTTCCCATCTTCAACCACGTAGATCATTTGGGCATCAGACATAAAATCTGGAGAATAGACAACCGTTTGAAACTTCAGCAGTTTAAAGAAGTGATCGATCAGATCGACTCATTCTATATTGCCGACGGACACCACAGAATTGGCTCTACAGCATTAAATGCAAAAAAACATAAGGATAAAAACAAAAGGCATAATGGTACAGAGCAATATAACTTTGTATACAGCTTTATCGTTTCCAACCAATCGATCAAAATTCACGACTATAACAGGATTTTGCACGATCTAAACGGTCTTTCCAGCGAACAATTCCTGAAAGAGCTTGATCAATATTTCCTGATCCACGAAAAAGGTGAAACCCCTTACTACCCTTCCCAGAAATTCCATATTTCAATGTATTTGGATGGAAAATTCTATTCACTTCACGTAAAGCACGATCTTCGTTCTAAAGAGATGTCTTTAGATAACCTGGATCACCATTTACTGGACAAATATATTTTTAAAGGTATTTTAAAAATCGAAGATCCGGATAGCTCTGATCTGATTTCTTACGTAAAGGGCACTTCCAATCTCAATGGAATCAACATCTTAAAAGAAAAGGTGGAAAGCGGAGAAGGAAAAGCAGGCTTCGGAATTTATCCTGTAAGTTTTAATGATATGATTAAAATTTCAGACTTAAAACTAAGCATGCCTCCAAAATGTACATTCATTGAGCCAAAATTAATTACAGCACTGGTAATGTACGATATGAAACCTTAA
- a CDS encoding M28 family peptidase, whose amino-acid sequence MKKIFIILPLFLSGFLFSQKKVQKKPAGRTAIPVKLNYHDEFKKISDEIMTNGRAYENLGELTKGIGPRFSATPGYSKAVEWAEKKFKEIGINMIWRQEAKAPIWVRGKESLQIKAENGDWKNIKMLSFGNSEGTGGKDLTGEIVLINSTSELNAMSTGQLKDKIVFVNVPMDPKIINTSDSYLQTAKSKLISASVIAKTGAKALIIRSLTTALDDTPHAKMIYYEQDDKVKIPALSIGVRSADELEKTLKKQKVTAKINMTAESKGSTTNPNIIAEIQGNKDSKVIVLGAQLDSWDIGEGAVDDGTGVAQCIEVLRTLKALGYENNHTIRVVLYANSENGGQGREMYAAYVKKREEKHIFALGTDAGGYSPRGFSLDMSPQRRRLVSPWKEYFLPYGVYDFDQTEAIQDISPLKKLDIPLVELVVDTQRYFDYHHSEQDTFDKVNKRELLLGAVAITQMIFMVDKNW is encoded by the coding sequence ATGAAAAAAATATTCATTATACTTCCACTCTTTTTGAGTGGATTTTTATTTTCTCAAAAAAAAGTCCAGAAAAAGCCTGCCGGCAGAACAGCAATTCCTGTAAAATTAAATTATCATGATGAATTCAAAAAGATCTCAGACGAGATCATGACCAATGGCAGGGCTTATGAAAATCTTGGAGAACTCACAAAAGGTATCGGCCCTCGCTTCAGCGCCACTCCCGGCTATTCAAAAGCAGTAGAATGGGCTGAAAAGAAATTCAAGGAAATTGGCATTAATATGATCTGGAGACAGGAAGCTAAAGCTCCTATCTGGGTCCGGGGGAAAGAATCCTTACAGATAAAAGCAGAAAATGGAGATTGGAAAAATATCAAAATGCTATCATTTGGAAACTCTGAAGGAACAGGCGGTAAAGATCTGACAGGTGAAATTGTTTTAATTAATTCCACGTCAGAACTGAATGCAATGTCCACAGGTCAGCTAAAAGACAAAATAGTATTCGTGAATGTTCCTATGGATCCCAAAATCATTAATACCAGTGATTCTTATCTACAGACTGCAAAATCAAAATTAATTTCGGCGTCCGTTATTGCTAAGACGGGCGCAAAAGCTTTAATTATAAGATCATTGACAACAGCTCTTGATGACACGCCTCATGCCAAAATGATTTATTATGAACAAGATGATAAAGTTAAAATTCCTGCTTTATCAATAGGTGTAAGATCAGCGGATGAGTTGGAAAAAACATTGAAAAAGCAAAAAGTTACGGCTAAAATTAATATGACTGCAGAATCAAAAGGCAGCACAACCAATCCCAATATCATTGCTGAAATCCAAGGGAATAAAGACTCTAAAGTGATTGTTTTAGGCGCTCAGCTTGATTCATGGGATATTGGTGAAGGGGCAGTTGATGACGGAACGGGAGTCGCTCAGTGTATCGAAGTTTTAAGAACATTGAAAGCACTTGGCTATGAAAATAATCACACCATCCGGGTCGTTTTATATGCCAACAGTGAAAACGGAGGCCAAGGTCGTGAAATGTATGCAGCCTATGTCAAAAAAAGAGAAGAGAAACATATATTCGCGCTGGGAACAGATGCCGGAGGCTATTCTCCACGAGGATTCTCTTTAGATATGTCTCCTCAAAGAAGAAGGCTCGTATCTCCCTGGAAAGAATATTTTCTTCCTTATGGCGTTTATGACTTTGACCAAACAGAGGCTATCCAGGATATCTCACCTTTGAAGAAGCTGGATATTCCTTTAGTAGAACTCGTAGTAGACACTCAAAGGTATTTCGATTATCATCATTCTGAACAAGATACTTTTGATAAAGTGAATAAGCGAGAACTTCTTCTGGGTGCAGTCGCCATCACACAGATGATTTTTATGGTTGATAAAAACTGGTAA
- a CDS encoding M28 family peptidase: MKKTITTSLLTLGTAFISGQTKEDSIQFNKISTEILNNGKGYDELRELTKNIGHRLSGSEAYEKSVQWAAQKLRDAGADKVWLQDVMIPVWVRGKESLHIKTSNGSWKSLKMLSLGNSEGTGGKDLSGEIIMVKSLEEYDNLPAEKVKDKIVFFNYPFNQGHVQTFISYRESGAYRRTAASLTAKKGGKFAIIRSLSSAFDDVPHTGNMRYEENIIKIPAVTIGNTTADELESLLNNQKVTAKLNSNCGMKGEKLSHSVIGENTGKKDQNVIVVGGHLDSWDVGEGAHDDGSGIVQSIEVLRTFKKLGLQNNHTIRAVCFANEENGTKGGKQYGKTAKDNNEKHLFAIESDAGGFSPRGISLEMDDIKRNQIKSWGNLFLPYGVYNFEGKYSGSDIAPLHEMGVPTAELVPEPQRYFDIHHTAEDTFEKVNRRELLLGSTVMTQLIYMIDKNW; the protein is encoded by the coding sequence ATGAAAAAGACAATTACAACCTCATTATTAACTTTAGGAACAGCCTTTATATCAGGTCAAACCAAAGAAGATTCTATACAGTTCAACAAAATTTCCACTGAAATTTTAAATAACGGAAAAGGCTATGATGAACTTCGGGAACTGACTAAAAATATCGGCCACCGTTTAAGTGGATCTGAAGCTTATGAGAAATCTGTACAATGGGCAGCCCAAAAACTTCGTGATGCCGGTGCTGATAAAGTATGGCTTCAGGATGTCATGATCCCGGTTTGGGTAAGAGGAAAAGAATCCTTACACATCAAAACGTCCAACGGAAGCTGGAAAAGTCTTAAAATGCTTTCTTTAGGTAATTCTGAAGGAACAGGCGGAAAAGATCTTTCAGGAGAGATCATTATGGTTAAATCCCTTGAAGAATATGATAATCTTCCTGCTGAAAAGGTAAAAGATAAAATTGTTTTCTTTAATTACCCTTTCAATCAGGGACACGTTCAGACTTTTATTTCCTATAGAGAATCAGGTGCTTACAGACGTACAGCTGCATCCTTAACAGCAAAGAAAGGTGGTAAGTTTGCCATTATCCGATCTCTTTCTTCAGCATTTGACGATGTTCCGCACACTGGAAATATGCGCTACGAAGAGAACATTATCAAAATCCCGGCAGTTACAATTGGGAATACAACAGCAGATGAACTGGAGTCTTTGCTAAACAATCAGAAAGTTACTGCAAAACTTAATTCTAATTGTGGAATGAAGGGTGAGAAACTCTCCCACTCCGTCATTGGTGAAAATACAGGCAAAAAAGACCAAAATGTAATCGTAGTGGGCGGCCACCTTGATTCCTGGGATGTAGGTGAAGGTGCTCATGATGATGGTTCAGGGATCGTCCAAAGTATTGAAGTCTTAAGAACATTCAAAAAACTAGGGCTCCAAAACAACCATACCATCAGAGCAGTTTGTTTCGCCAACGAAGAAAACGGTACCAAAGGCGGAAAACAATATGGAAAAACAGCAAAAGATAACAATGAAAAACATCTTTTTGCCATAGAATCCGATGCCGGAGGATTTTCACCCCGCGGAATCTCCCTGGAAATGGATGATATTAAAAGAAACCAGATCAAAAGCTGGGGGAATCTGTTTTTACCTTACGGAGTTTACAATTTTGAAGGAAAGTATTCAGGTTCGGATATTGCCCCGCTTCATGAGATGGGCGTTCCAACAGCAGAACTCGTTCCGGAACCACAACGCTATTTTGACATCCACCACACCGCAGAAGATACTTTTGAAAAAGTCAACCGAAGAGAACTATTACTTGGCTCAACGGTGATGACACAACTTATTTATATGATTGATAAAAATTGGTAA
- a CDS encoding M20/M25/M40 family metallo-hydrolase yields MKKILGTSLLLFGMAAFGQTKEDSIQFSKISLEVLNNGKGYNDLHELTKNIGHRLSGSEAYEKSVQWAAQKLRDAGADKVWLQDVMIPVWVRGKESLHIKTFNGSWKNLKMLSLGNSEGTGGKDVSGEIIMVKSMDEYNKLTPEQVKDKILFFNYAFKQSFIETFKGYGDASKYRTTAASLTAKKGGKFAIIRSLSSAFDDVPHTGAMRYEENVSKIPAVAIGSTTADELEALLKNQKITAKLNSNCGMKGEKLSHSVIGEITGKKDQSVIVVGGHLDSWDVGEGAHDDGAGIVQSIEVLRTFKKLGIQNNHTIRVVCFANEENGVKGGIQYGKTVKEKNEKHIFAIESDAGGFAPRGIALDMDDAKRKQIQSWSKLFLPYGVYNFEERFSGTDLYPLHDMGVPAAELMPDSQRYFDIHHTEEDTFEKVNRRELLLGAVTMTHIIYMIDKNW; encoded by the coding sequence ATGAAAAAAATATTAGGAACCTCCTTATTACTTTTTGGAATGGCCGCTTTTGGCCAGACCAAGGAAGATTCAATACAATTCAGTAAGATCTCCCTTGAAGTTTTAAATAACGGGAAAGGATACAATGATCTTCACGAACTTACTAAAAATATAGGCCACCGTTTAAGCGGTTCTGAAGCCTATGAAAAATCGGTACAATGGGCAGCACAAAAACTTCGTGATGCCGGAGCAGACAAAGTATGGCTTCAGGATGTGATGATTCCTGTTTGGGTGAGAGGAAAAGAATCCTTACACATCAAAACATTCAACGGAAGCTGGAAAAACCTTAAAATGCTTTCTCTTGGAAATTCAGAAGGAACAGGTGGAAAAGATGTTTCGGGAGAGATCATCATGGTTAAATCTATGGATGAATACAATAAGCTTACTCCGGAGCAGGTAAAAGATAAAATCCTATTCTTCAATTATGCTTTCAAACAATCATTCATAGAAACGTTTAAAGGGTATGGTGATGCTTCCAAGTACAGAACAACGGCCGCATCTTTAACGGCTAAAAAAGGAGGTAAATTTGCCATTATCAGATCACTGTCTTCAGCATTTGATGATGTCCCTCATACCGGAGCCATGCGTTATGAAGAAAATGTTTCTAAAATACCAGCTGTAGCGATCGGAAGTACCACTGCAGATGAATTAGAAGCCTTATTAAAAAATCAGAAAATCACAGCAAAATTGAATTCCAACTGCGGAATGAAAGGCGAAAAACTCTCCCACTCTGTGATTGGTGAAATTACGGGTAAAAAAGACCAAAGCGTAATCGTAGTCGGTGGTCACCTTGATTCATGGGATGTAGGAGAAGGTGCACATGATGATGGTGCAGGAATTGTTCAGAGTATTGAAGTGCTAAGAACGTTCAAAAAATTAGGAATACAGAATAATCACACCATCAGAGTAGTGTGCTTTGCCAATGAAGAAAATGGAGTTAAAGGAGGTATTCAATATGGAAAAACAGTAAAAGAAAAGAATGAGAAGCATATTTTTGCCATAGAATCCGATGCCGGAGGCTTTGCTCCAAGAGGAATTGCTCTGGATATGGATGATGCTAAAAGAAAACAGATTCAAAGCTGGTCAAAGCTATTCCTGCCTTATGGAGTCTATAACTTTGAAGAAAGATTCTCCGGAACAGATCTCTATCCACTTCATGACATGGGAGTTCCTGCAGCAGAATTAATGCCGGACTCTCAGCGTTATTTTGATATCCATCATACTGAAGAAGATACCTTTGAAAAAGTAAACCGAAGAGAACTTTTATTAGGCGCTGTAACCATGACGCATATTATTTATATGATTGATAAGAACTGGTAA
- a CDS encoding peptidylprolyl isomerase, with the protein MNVDKETYEGLNDGLYANLQTTKGNMIVKFEDKKAPVTVANFIGLAEGKIDNKAKAKGVPYYDGTIFHRVIKDFMIQGGDPQGTGMGDPGYKFEDERNDLKHTGKGILSMANSGPNTNGSQFFITEVATPWLDGRHTIFGKVVKGNDVIDAIANVEKGAQDKPKTDIVLEKVSIFGKGDEYKNYDAAKTFNEGKAKIAENNKAFIAKEEAEKKKKEEEFKANQEKLVESLKAGMQKTESGLYYKITKTADGKAPKAGDNVSVHYAGKLVDGTEFDSSFKRNEPIDIPIGMGRVIKGWDEGILLLKEGETATLLIPPAMAYGERGAGGVIPPNSWLVFDVELVKVK; encoded by the coding sequence ATGAACGTAGACAAAGAAACTTACGAAGGTCTTAATGACGGGCTTTATGCCAATCTTCAAACTACAAAAGGTAATATGATTGTGAAGTTTGAGGACAAGAAAGCACCAGTAACTGTAGCCAACTTTATCGGTCTTGCAGAAGGGAAAATCGACAACAAAGCTAAGGCTAAAGGAGTTCCTTATTATGACGGAACTATTTTCCACAGAGTGATCAAAGATTTTATGATTCAGGGAGGTGATCCTCAGGGAACAGGAATGGGAGATCCTGGATATAAATTTGAAGATGAAAGAAATGACCTTAAACACACTGGGAAAGGTATTCTTTCTATGGCTAATTCAGGTCCAAATACAAACGGTTCTCAGTTCTTCATCACTGAAGTCGCTACTCCTTGGTTAGACGGAAGACATACGATCTTCGGAAAGGTAGTAAAAGGAAATGATGTGATTGATGCTATCGCAAATGTTGAAAAAGGAGCTCAGGATAAGCCTAAAACAGATATCGTTTTAGAAAAAGTTTCCATCTTCGGTAAAGGTGATGAGTACAAAAACTACGATGCAGCGAAAACTTTCAACGAAGGAAAAGCTAAAATCGCAGAAAATAACAAAGCTTTCATTGCTAAAGAAGAAGCTGAGAAAAAGAAAAAAGAAGAAGAGTTCAAAGCAAACCAGGAAAAATTAGTTGAAAGCTTAAAAGCTGGAATGCAAAAAACTGAATCAGGTCTTTACTACAAAATCACTAAAACTGCTGACGGAAAAGCTCCAAAAGCAGGTGATAATGTTTCTGTACACTATGCAGGAAAATTAGTAGATGGAACTGAATTTGATTCTTCATTCAAGAGAAATGAGCCAATTGATATTCCAATCGGAATGGGAAGAGTAATCAAAGGATGGGATGAAGGGATTCTGTTATTGAAAGAAGGAGAAACTGCTACTTTATTAATCCCGCCGGCAATGGCTTACGGAGAAAGAGGAGCAGGAGGAGTTATTCCACCAAACTCTTGGTTAGTTTTCGATGTTGAGCTTGTAAAAGTAAAATAA
- a CDS encoding FKBP-type peptidyl-prolyl cis-trans isomerase codes for MKKLLFISAISLLSCNRNTQTAHPPVGGVLSQKDLDVSKNRMKNLNTIERGQIQDWINGQNVKFYPTQLNYWITVDGFDRRERRVDNSLISYSYELYDFDQTKIYDQPFERRDAKFGHFDELRAVENALRFIHDGEEVTLLVPSSLAYGTFGDEKKIDNDIPLIIKLKAL; via the coding sequence ATGAAAAAATTACTCTTCATATCAGCCATAAGTTTGCTGAGCTGTAATAGAAATACACAGACTGCCCACCCTCCGGTAGGCGGTGTTTTAAGCCAGAAAGATCTGGATGTTTCTAAAAACAGAATGAAAAACCTGAATACCATCGAAAGGGGTCAGATTCAGGATTGGATCAATGGACAAAACGTAAAGTTTTATCCTACACAGCTTAATTATTGGATTACGGTTGATGGTTTCGATCGTAGAGAAAGAAGAGTAGATAACTCTCTGATTTCCTATTCTTATGAGTTGTATGATTTTGACCAGACGAAAATCTACGACCAGCCTTTTGAAAGAAGAGATGCCAAGTTCGGGCATTTTGATGAGCTGAGAGCAGTGGAAAATGCTTTGCGTTTTATACATGATGGAGAGGAAGTGACGCTTTTGGTACCATCTTCTTTGGCTTATGGAACTTTTGGAGATGAAAAGAAAATAGACAATGATATCCCGTTAATCATAAAATTAAAAGCTTTATAA
- a CDS encoding branched-chain amino acid aminotransferase, whose amino-acid sequence MIIQKTENSRISTFDPNNFSFGGTFIDHMIICEYENGKWGDVKLVPYGPIPFTPAMMGVNYGQACFEGMKAYKDKDGQVFLFRPEKNFERINKSAKRLAMPEVTEEMFLDGLKALVDIDRDWIPQGEGMSLYIRPLIFATEEALKARVSEKYMFAIVATPAKSYYSEPVSVKISDHYSRAANGGVGSAKAAGNYAASFYPTQLAIEEGYEQIIWTDDATHEYFEESGTMNVFVRINDTIYTPPTSEKILDGVTRDSFIQLAKRRGIEVKVEPIAVKTVIEALKNGSLKEVWGVGTAVVTTQFQALGYEGEKLALPRLSDEESYAAILKKDLVDLQNNLSEDPFGWRVVVDHALETV is encoded by the coding sequence ATGATAATTCAAAAAACTGAAAACTCCAGAATTTCTACATTTGACCCTAACAATTTTTCATTTGGTGGTACTTTCATAGATCATATGATTATATGTGAGTATGAAAACGGAAAATGGGGTGATGTAAAATTAGTTCCTTACGGTCCAATACCATTTACACCTGCCATGATGGGAGTAAACTATGGACAAGCTTGTTTTGAAGGTATGAAAGCCTATAAAGACAAAGATGGGCAGGTTTTCCTTTTCAGGCCAGAAAAGAATTTTGAACGTATCAACAAGTCAGCGAAGCGTCTTGCTATGCCTGAGGTGACTGAGGAAATGTTTTTAGACGGATTAAAAGCATTAGTGGATATCGACAGAGACTGGATCCCTCAAGGTGAAGGTATGTCTTTATATATCAGACCATTGATTTTCGCTACAGAAGAAGCTTTGAAAGCAAGAGTTTCTGAAAAATATATGTTTGCTATCGTAGCAACACCTGCAAAGAGCTATTACTCAGAGCCAGTATCTGTAAAAATCTCTGATCACTATTCAAGAGCAGCAAACGGAGGAGTAGGTTCTGCTAAAGCAGCCGGTAACTATGCGGCTTCTTTCTACCCAACTCAGTTGGCTATTGAAGAAGGATACGAACAAATCATCTGGACTGATGATGCAACTCATGAGTATTTCGAAGAAAGTGGTACTATGAACGTATTTGTAAGAATTAACGATACAATCTATACTCCACCAACATCTGAGAAAATTCTTGACGGAGTTACAAGAGACAGCTTCATTCAATTAGCTAAGAGAAGAGGAATCGAAGTAAAAGTGGAGCCAATTGCTGTAAAAACAGTTATTGAAGCATTGAAAAATGGTTCTCTTAAGGAAGTATGGGGAGTTGGAACTGCGGTAGTAACCACTCAATTCCAGGCTTTAGGATATGAAGGTGAGAAATTAGCACTTCCAAGATTATCAGACGAAGAAAGCTATGCAGCCATTCTTAAGAAAGATTTAGTAGATCTTCAAAACAATCTTTCTGAAGATCCATTCGGATGGAGAGTTGTTGTAGATCATGCACTTGAAACAGTTTAA
- the mnmD gene encoding tRNA (5-methylaminomethyl-2-thiouridine)(34)-methyltransferase MnmD: MKREIKTTNDGSKTLFINDLNENYHSHHGALQEAEHVFIKNGLNLINDCEINILELGFGTGLNVLVTINEYLKTDKNHVINYFSLEKYPINESEVKDLAYFELFDNPEFKNIYQKIHLADWEKSVEIISGFNLKKIECDFFDLKNIDLPKINLVYFDCFGARVQPDLWEKPLFELVSDKMSINGLLTTYSSKGSVRRILQELNFQVEKKQGPPGKREMINAIKL, encoded by the coding sequence TTGAAAAGAGAGATTAAGACCACAAACGACGGAAGTAAAACATTGTTTATCAATGATTTAAATGAAAATTACCATTCTCATCACGGAGCTCTTCAAGAAGCAGAACACGTGTTTATCAAAAATGGATTAAATTTAATTAATGATTGCGAAATTAATATTTTAGAACTAGGTTTTGGAACAGGTTTGAATGTTTTAGTAACAATTAATGAATATTTAAAAACTGACAAAAATCATGTCATCAATTATTTTTCGCTTGAAAAATACCCCATAAATGAATCCGAAGTTAAGGATTTAGCCTACTTTGAACTTTTTGATAACCCTGAGTTCAAAAATATTTATCAGAAAATTCATCTGGCAGATTGGGAAAAGTCAGTAGAAATCATTAGTGGATTCAACCTTAAAAAGATAGAATGTGACTTTTTTGATCTAAAGAATATAGACCTGCCTAAAATCAACCTTGTTTATTTTGATTGTTTCGGGGCAAGAGTACAGCCAGATCTTTGGGAAAAACCATTATTCGAATTGGTCTCTGACAAAATGTCCATTAACGGATTATTAACGACTTACTCTTCTAAAGGAAGTGTAAGAAGAATTCTTCAGGAACTGAACTTTCAGGTTGAGAAAAAGCAGGGACCTCCGGGGAAAAGAGAAATGATTAACGCGATCAAGCTTTAA
- a CDS encoding NUDIX domain-containing protein, with the protein MIDKINIRVYGCAVKDKKVLTLFEEYAGEPLVKFPGGGLEYGEGTLECLHREFDEELNVKIDIVEHFYTQENFLVSRFRENEQLLTIYYIVNIVDEKDFLILDPCIEKTEWMDIDRPDNPFPLPIDKIVFDKLKEKFL; encoded by the coding sequence ATGATAGACAAGATCAACATTAGAGTGTATGGCTGTGCAGTAAAAGATAAGAAAGTACTCACCTTGTTTGAAGAATATGCCGGCGAACCTTTAGTGAAATTTCCGGGTGGTGGATTGGAATATGGTGAAGGAACGCTGGAATGCCTGCATCGTGAATTTGATGAAGAACTGAATGTGAAAATAGATATTGTAGAACATTTCTACACTCAGGAAAACTTTCTTGTTTCGCGCTTCAGAGAAAACGAACAGCTTCTTACCATATATTATATTGTAAACATTGTGGACGAAAAGGATTTCCTTATTTTGGATCCATGTATTGAAAAAACGGAATGGATGGATATTGACAGACCTGATAATCCTTTCCCTCTTCCTATAGATAAAATCGTTTTCGATAAATTAAAAGAAAAATTCCTGTAA